In the Flavobacterium pallidum genome, one interval contains:
- a CDS encoding CCA tRNA nucleotidyltransferase, which produces MVKTHYKEALHNKVFEIISNAAAALGVDSYVIGGFVRDLILDRGTKKDIDIVAVGSGIALAQQVSSMLPKKTKVQVFKNYGTAMLRFEDTDIEFVGARKESYQSDSRNPLVEDGTLEDDQNRRDFTINALALSLNKNNFGALLDPFNGLEDLDQKIIRTPLDPDITYSDDPLRMLRAIRFATQLGFRIEKNSLDSISKNKERIRIISGERIVEELNKILAAEKPSEGFILLYKTGLLDIILPELTALNQVEEIEGHTHKNNFYHTLEVVDNISKNTEDVWLRWAALLHDIGKAPTKRFFKKQGWTFHGHEFVGGKMTKKIFERLHMPLNQKLKFVQKMVMMSSRPIVLSQEIVTDSAVRRLVFDAGEDVESLMILCEADITTKNPVKFKRYHQNFDLVRKKIVEVEERDHVRNFQPPITGEEIMEIFNLKPSREIGVLKEAIKEAILEGDIPNEYDAAYRFMMEKAGKMGLKVAK; this is translated from the coding sequence TTGGTTAAGACACATTATAAGGAAGCGCTTCACAATAAGGTTTTTGAGATTATCAGTAATGCTGCTGCAGCATTGGGCGTTGACAGCTATGTCATCGGTGGATTTGTAAGGGATCTGATCCTGGACAGGGGCACCAAAAAAGATATTGATATCGTCGCGGTGGGCAGCGGAATAGCATTGGCACAGCAAGTTTCCTCGATGTTGCCAAAAAAAACGAAAGTCCAGGTTTTCAAGAATTACGGCACGGCCATGCTGCGTTTCGAAGATACCGATATCGAGTTTGTCGGTGCGCGGAAAGAATCTTACCAATCCGACAGCCGCAATCCGTTAGTAGAAGACGGTACGCTTGAAGACGACCAGAACCGTCGCGATTTTACAATCAATGCGTTGGCACTTTCGCTGAACAAAAATAATTTCGGTGCACTTCTTGACCCTTTCAACGGATTGGAAGATCTTGACCAAAAAATCATCCGTACGCCATTGGATCCTGATATCACCTATTCTGACGATCCGTTGCGGATGCTGCGTGCAATAAGGTTTGCGACGCAATTGGGCTTCCGGATTGAAAAAAACTCCTTAGATTCCATTTCAAAAAACAAAGAACGGATCAGGATTATTTCCGGCGAAAGGATTGTGGAGGAACTCAATAAAATACTTGCCGCCGAAAAACCTTCAGAAGGATTCATATTACTTTACAAAACCGGATTATTAGATATTATTTTACCGGAGCTCACTGCGTTGAACCAGGTAGAGGAAATTGAAGGCCATACCCATAAAAACAATTTTTACCATACACTTGAAGTCGTCGACAACATCAGTAAAAATACTGAAGATGTATGGCTACGCTGGGCTGCGCTGCTGCATGACATCGGAAAAGCGCCGACGAAACGCTTTTTCAAAAAGCAGGGCTGGACATTCCACGGGCACGAATTCGTTGGCGGGAAAATGACTAAAAAGATCTTCGAGCGGTTGCATATGCCTTTGAACCAAAAATTGAAATTCGTGCAGAAAATGGTGATGATGAGTTCGCGCCCGATTGTTTTGTCACAGGAAATCGTGACTGATTCGGCTGTGAGGAGACTGGTTTTCGATGCGGGTGAAGATGTCGAAAGCCTGATGATCCTTTGTGAAGCTGATATTACGACGAAAAATCCGGTGAAGTTCAAGCGGTACCACCAGAATTTTGATTTGGTACGCAAAAAAATTGTTGAGGTGGAAGAACGCGACCACGTACGCAATTTCCAACCACCGATTACAGGCGAAGAAATTATGGAGATTTTTAACCTGAAACCGTCACGCGAAATCGGGGTACTGAAAGAAGCTATTAAGGAAGCAATCCTTGAGGGCGATATTCCGAATGAATATGATGCCGCGTATCGGTTTATGATGGAAAAGGCTGGGAAAATGGGGCTCAAAGTAGCAAAGTAG
- a CDS encoding L-threonylcarbamoyladenylate synthase, which yields MGDINQEVHQAFEVIQNGGIILYPTDTVWGIGCDATNEEAVAKIFALKKRAETQSMIVLMNGEKMMYNVFKEIPETAWQIIDLSEKPTTLILDNPRNVAKNVISPDNSLGVRIVKEPFCFKLMERMKKPLVSTSANISGQPTPKSFKEISPEIINGVDYVVNLHRDKIGGNPSAIIKLTNDMQVKIIRK from the coding sequence ATGGGCGATATCAACCAGGAAGTGCACCAGGCTTTTGAAGTGATCCAGAACGGCGGCATCATCCTCTACCCTACTGATACCGTTTGGGGAATTGGCTGTGATGCTACAAATGAAGAGGCAGTTGCCAAAATATTCGCGCTTAAGAAAAGGGCGGAAACCCAAAGCATGATTGTACTGATGAACGGCGAAAAAATGATGTATAATGTGTTTAAGGAAATACCCGAAACCGCCTGGCAGATTATCGACCTGAGTGAAAAACCGACGACTTTGATCCTTGACAATCCGCGGAATGTCGCGAAGAATGTCATCAGCCCGGACAATTCTTTAGGCGTGCGTATTGTAAAAGAGCCATTTTGCTTCAAACTGATGGAACGGATGAAAAAACCGCTTGTATCGACATCGGCGAATATTTCAGGCCAGCCGACACCGAAAAGTTTCAAAGAAATCAGTCCGGAAATCATCAATGGCGTGGACTATGTTGTAAATTTGCACCGTGATAAGATCGGTGGGAATCCGTCAGCTATTATCAAACTGACGAATGACATGCAGGTTAAGATTATCAGGAAATAA
- a CDS encoding LTA synthase family protein encodes MDKTQKWQNFIKELGNQIFFWFFGIVFFTLFRITFIYIFRKQLGASADGGEIFKALSSGFSFDCTVMGYFLILPFLLLLIFSPFDKFRPAIISRKIVQVLFVILSTIICIITIGYFQEYHDQFNNFLFLALYDDQKAVAKTLMADEYHPVLNMMTFVIVLITGILILVYSERRDVLYRILQKFSFRYSRPILVILVIALFVCSLRGSFSSVPAIRKWAGVSKDAFLNKTIVNPFRSLKYALEDFDELNLLEGKNPFLSEKQFNADFPQAKITDLLEKTAQGATIEKPKQIFLVVMESYDSWPLMDKYKPFKFSENLSRIAANGTQFTDFLPAANATFDSFGAIVTDVPHCGVNISQLGTVNEPFETSIFKQFKKLGYETNLFYGGFLSWENIGDFCRYQGVDRIFSGVDAGGKSDSGDWGIEDEKLFNLVLKNTDPTKNSLNIILTSSYHPPYAIDIYAKGFSYHTENDFPSSVRKYYDGGMTMKEMGHLWYGDKAIGGFMDTAAKKYGDGLFCFTGDHYGRRFINHNPNLYEKSSVSFIMYGKSIPKSINRTPGSHVDIMPTLIEMIAPKGFKYYSFGSSLFDKAKNKAFGLDKMVVPDEMYYFPKEAKIEKINLRTFGESRMDNSPLTDDYNRYMALTWHYTMKGNNLKATKKKNIKTN; translated from the coding sequence ATGGACAAAACCCAGAAGTGGCAAAATTTCATTAAAGAACTGGGCAACCAGATTTTCTTTTGGTTTTTCGGAATTGTTTTCTTCACGCTTTTCAGGATTACTTTCATTTATATTTTCAGGAAACAGCTGGGCGCTTCCGCAGATGGTGGCGAAATATTCAAGGCATTGTCTTCCGGCTTCAGCTTCGATTGTACTGTGATGGGCTACTTCCTGATCCTGCCTTTCCTGCTGCTGCTGATTTTTTCACCATTTGATAAATTCAGGCCGGCGATCATCAGCCGGAAAATAGTACAGGTGCTTTTTGTAATCCTTTCGACGATTATCTGCATCATCACTATTGGCTATTTCCAGGAATACCACGACCAGTTCAACAACTTCCTGTTCCTGGCATTGTATGACGATCAGAAAGCCGTTGCCAAAACGCTGATGGCCGATGAGTACCATCCGGTACTCAATATGATGACTTTTGTGATTGTCCTCATCACCGGAATCCTGATATTGGTTTATTCCGAACGACGCGACGTATTATACCGCATCTTGCAGAAATTCAGTTTCAGGTACAGCAGGCCGATTTTGGTCATCCTTGTCATAGCGCTGTTTGTGTGCAGTTTGCGCGGATCGTTTTCCTCAGTTCCCGCGATTCGGAAATGGGCCGGTGTTTCCAAAGATGCCTTCCTGAATAAAACGATTGTCAACCCGTTCCGGTCGCTTAAATATGCTTTGGAGGATTTCGATGAACTGAACCTGCTCGAGGGGAAAAATCCTTTCTTAAGCGAAAAACAGTTCAATGCCGATTTTCCACAGGCCAAAATCACCGATCTGCTTGAAAAAACCGCACAGGGTGCCACAATCGAAAAGCCGAAGCAGATTTTCCTTGTGGTCATGGAAAGCTACGATTCATGGCCATTAATGGACAAGTATAAACCTTTTAAATTTTCGGAAAACCTGAGCCGCATTGCTGCAAACGGGACGCAGTTCACCGATTTCCTTCCTGCCGCCAATGCCACATTTGATTCGTTTGGCGCTATTGTGACCGATGTGCCGCACTGTGGGGTAAACATCAGCCAGCTTGGGACGGTAAACGAGCCTTTTGAAACTTCGATTTTTAAGCAGTTTAAAAAATTAGGTTATGAAACCAATTTGTTCTACGGCGGATTCTTATCCTGGGAAAATATCGGTGATTTCTGCAGGTACCAGGGCGTGGACCGCATTTTTTCGGGTGTTGATGCCGGAGGAAAATCCGATTCGGGCGATTGGGGAATTGAGGATGAGAAGCTTTTTAACCTCGTATTGAAAAATACGGATCCGACGAAAAACTCGCTGAACATTATCCTGACTTCGAGCTATCATCCTCCTTATGCAATCGATATTTACGCCAAAGGATTCTCATACCATACTGAAAATGATTTTCCGTCAAGCGTCCGCAAATACTATGATGGTGGCATGACGATGAAGGAAATGGGGCATTTGTGGTATGGTGACAAAGCGATTGGGGGATTTATGGACACGGCTGCAAAAAAATACGGCGACGGGCTGTTCTGCTTTACGGGCGACCATTATGGCAGGCGTTTTATCAACCACAACCCGAACCTTTATGAAAAGTCGTCGGTGTCGTTTATCATGTACGGGAAATCAATCCCAAAATCAATCAACCGAACGCCTGGAAGCCATGTCGACATTATGCCTACATTAATTGAAATGATTGCGCCGAAAGGCTTCAAATACTATAGTTTCGGGTCTTCTTTATTTGATAAGGCGAAAAATAAAGCATTTGGGCTGGACAAAATGGTGGTGCCGGATGAAATGTATTATTTCCCGAAAGAAGCCAAGATCGAGAAAATCAACCTGCGTACTTTTGGCGAAAGCCGGATGGACAACAGTCCGCTGACCGATGATTACAACCGCTATATGGCATTGACCTGGCATTATACGATGAAGGGAAATAACCTGAAGGCAACAAAGAAAAAAAACATCAAAACGAATTGA
- a CDS encoding glycosyltransferase family 2 protein — MIDVSIVIINYNTSLLTYNCVVSIMETTPMEISYEIIVVDNASKKEDFLDLQQKLDALHNDKIRLIRSRINTGFASGNMFGVQFASGNYLAFINNDVELTADSFTPLFQYFDAHPDTGVMGIQPVFADKRTQVAFGHFDTFSNRFFGYWLYEKLNPTKAKRHKVYTEPVQTDYVVGSFMLFKAAHFNAIGGFDTNIFLYFEEMDICKRLLNHNLKTIFFPSIDYVHINGASTNLGYTKKIELKISHLYIVRKNHGFFSYALLKAFFILIFLFKSIFNPKHFRLLFKLIALGPPMASSIRHQQKIQP; from the coding sequence ATGATCGATGTTTCCATAGTCATAATCAATTACAACACGTCGCTTTTGACTTACAATTGCGTCGTTTCGATTATGGAGACTACGCCAATGGAAATCAGCTACGAAATCATTGTGGTTGACAATGCCTCTAAAAAAGAGGATTTCCTCGATCTGCAGCAGAAACTGGATGCGCTCCACAATGACAAAATCCGACTGATCCGCAGCAGGATCAATACCGGTTTTGCTTCGGGGAATATGTTCGGGGTACAGTTTGCATCCGGAAATTACCTTGCCTTCATCAACAATGATGTCGAGCTGACCGCCGATTCTTTCACCCCGCTTTTCCAATATTTCGATGCGCATCCTGATACCGGCGTTATGGGCATACAGCCTGTTTTTGCTGATAAACGGACACAGGTGGCTTTCGGGCATTTCGATACGTTCAGCAACAGGTTTTTCGGGTATTGGCTTTATGAAAAACTCAATCCTACCAAAGCAAAACGCCATAAAGTGTATACGGAACCCGTCCAGACCGATTATGTCGTAGGCAGTTTCATGCTTTTTAAAGCCGCGCATTTCAACGCTATCGGCGGATTCGATACCAATATTTTCCTGTATTTTGAAGAAATGGACATCTGCAAAAGGCTGCTCAACCACAACCTTAAGACAATTTTCTTCCCTTCCATCGATTATGTGCACATTAACGGTGCAAGCACCAATTTAGGGTATACAAAAAAGATCGAGCTTAAGATTTCACATCTTTATATCGTCCGCAAAAACCATGGCTTCTTCAGTTATGCGCTGCTAAAGGCTTTTTTCATTTTAATCTTTCTGTTCAAATCCATTTTCAATCCAAAGCACTTCAGGCTGCTGTTCAAATTGATTGCGCTCGGTCCGCCTATGGCCTCCTCCATCAGGCACCAGCAGAAGATCCAGCCATAA
- a CDS encoding glycosyltransferase family 2 protein, translating to MEFKPQANISVLIITLNEEVHMKELLSDLDFAEEVIVVDSYSTDKTKAISESFPNVRFIENKFENFTSQRNFAISQAKNDWILFIDADERLTPELKQEIIDTVKRNDSDISAYLFYRKFFFKQQQLHFSGWQTDRIFRLFRKDKARYTAKRLVHEKLDVNGRIAVFKNKLIHYSYADYESYKTKMIAYGKLKAMEKFRSGFKPTIFHYFGHSAYNFLYQYLVRLGILDGKKGIIICYLNALSVSHRYKELRRLYQSAPK from the coding sequence ATGGAATTTAAGCCGCAAGCCAACATATCGGTTCTTATCATCACGTTAAATGAAGAGGTACACATGAAGGAATTGTTAAGTGACCTCGACTTCGCAGAAGAAGTAATCGTAGTGGATTCCTATAGTACAGACAAGACAAAAGCCATTTCGGAATCTTTCCCGAACGTTCGGTTTATTGAAAATAAATTTGAGAATTTTACGAGCCAGCGCAATTTTGCCATCAGCCAGGCAAAAAATGACTGGATCCTTTTTATCGATGCCGATGAGCGGCTCACGCCAGAACTCAAACAGGAAATCATCGATACCGTAAAACGCAATGACAGCGACATCAGCGCCTACCTGTTTTACCGCAAATTCTTTTTCAAACAGCAACAACTGCATTTCAGCGGATGGCAGACTGACCGGATTTTCAGGCTCTTCCGGAAAGACAAGGCTCGTTACACGGCCAAGAGGCTCGTACATGAAAAACTGGATGTCAACGGACGCATTGCCGTGTTCAAAAATAAGCTGATCCATTATTCTTATGCGGATTATGAATCTTATAAAACGAAGATGATCGCCTACGGAAAACTGAAAGCCATGGAGAAATTCCGTTCAGGATTCAAGCCGACCATTTTTCATTATTTCGGGCATTCCGCTTACAACTTCCTGTACCAGTATCTGGTAAGGCTTGGCATACTTGACGGCAAGAAGGGGATTATCATCTGCTACCTGAACGCACTCAGCGTGTCCCATCGCTACAAGGAATTAAGGCGGCTGTACCAAAGCGCTCCAAAATAA
- a CDS encoding glycosyltransferase family 2 protein: protein MKITVVISTYNAEKWLEKVLIGYSNQSYRDFEVIVADDGSRESTKNLIEGYAQTYPVPLRHLWHEDKGYRRQEILNIAIMQAANEYIIMTDGDCIPRKDFVAVHAAYAEKGRFLSGGYCKLNMQVSEEITGDDILSGRCFNVKWLKTKGKLGFSQTLKLSSNGLLGNILDTVTPTNPSFNNCNSSGFREDMIAINGYDERMKYGGPDREFGERLENFGVKGLQIRHKAVCLHLDHARSYKTPESLAANLAIRKEVKEKKLSWSPFGIIKGEKTA from the coding sequence ATGAAGATAACCGTTGTCATAAGTACTTACAATGCAGAGAAATGGCTTGAAAAAGTCCTGATAGGCTACAGCAACCAGTCTTACCGTGATTTTGAAGTGATTGTGGCAGATGACGGTTCAAGGGAATCTACTAAAAACCTGATTGAGGGTTATGCACAGACTTACCCCGTCCCGCTCAGGCACCTCTGGCATGAGGATAAAGGCTACCGCAGGCAGGAAATCCTCAATATTGCGATTATGCAGGCGGCAAATGAATACATTATTATGACCGATGGCGATTGTATTCCGCGCAAGGATTTTGTCGCCGTACATGCAGCATATGCTGAAAAAGGGCGTTTCCTTTCCGGCGGTTACTGCAAGTTAAATATGCAGGTGAGCGAAGAAATCACCGGGGACGATATTCTTTCAGGGCGTTGTTTTAATGTAAAATGGCTTAAGACGAAAGGCAAGCTGGGCTTTTCGCAAACGCTGAAATTGTCTTCCAACGGTCTTCTGGGCAACATCCTCGATACCGTTACGCCAACAAATCCTTCGTTCAATAATTGCAATTCTTCAGGTTTTCGTGAGGACATGATTGCGATTAACGGTTATGACGAGCGTATGAAATATGGCGGCCCCGATCGTGAATTCGGGGAAAGGCTTGAAAATTTCGGTGTAAAGGGATTGCAGATCCGCCACAAAGCCGTGTGCCTGCACCTCGACCATGCGCGAAGTTATAAAACGCCGGAATCTTTGGCGGCAAACTTAGCCATCCGTAAAGAAGTGAAGGAGAAAAAACTTTCCTGGTCTCCTTTCGGCATCATCAAAGGCGAAAAAACCGCTTAA
- a CDS encoding glycosyltransferase family 9 protein, translating to MAQQLSNSATQQLQKKFLVIQQKMIGDVLATSIICNNLRQRYPEAQVDYLVYPFTQAVILNNPNIDNVILFDDKYRKSKMALFRFAMHLRKQKYDVVIDAYGKTESNLIVLFSGAKVKLGFYKKYTRFLYTDTVKEIPAPLTNAGTALENRINLLNLLKPSTAAADIKPKIWLTDAEIENGKAILKRHHINMADNIIMIGALGSGNNKTYPFPFMAKLLDYMVKKTGATLLFNYMPSQTQQAKTIYGLCLPETQQKIRLDVVPGSIREFLSITYHCKALIGNEGGAVNMAKAINIPTFTIFSTWIKKEAWSSFEDGKINVSVHLKDFKPELYGEKSPKDMKKQAMELYQEYSPELIIPVLDKYLSGF from the coding sequence ATGGCTCAGCAACTCAGCAACTCAGCAACTCAGCAACTTCAAAAAAAATTCCTCGTCATCCAGCAGAAAATGATTGGCGATGTACTCGCTACGAGTATCATCTGCAATAACCTGAGGCAACGCTATCCTGAAGCCCAGGTGGATTATCTTGTTTATCCGTTTACACAGGCGGTAATCCTTAATAATCCGAACATCGACAATGTAATCCTGTTTGATGATAAATACCGGAAAAGCAAAATGGCATTGTTCCGTTTTGCGATGCACCTGCGTAAACAAAAATATGATGTGGTGATTGATGCTTACGGAAAAACGGAAAGCAACCTCATCGTTTTATTTTCCGGTGCGAAAGTGAAATTAGGCTTTTACAAAAAATATACGCGTTTCCTTTATACCGATACAGTTAAGGAAATCCCAGCACCACTTACCAACGCAGGCACGGCTTTGGAAAACCGCATCAACCTGCTCAATCTCCTGAAACCTTCGACTGCAGCAGCAGACATTAAACCAAAAATCTGGCTTACCGATGCTGAAATTGAAAATGGCAAAGCGATATTGAAACGGCACCACATCAACATGGCAGACAATATCATCATGATTGGAGCACTCGGAAGCGGCAATAACAAAACCTACCCTTTCCCATTCATGGCGAAATTGCTGGATTACATGGTTAAAAAAACCGGTGCCACTTTATTGTTCAATTACATGCCGTCACAAACCCAGCAGGCGAAAACCATCTACGGCTTGTGCCTGCCGGAAACACAGCAAAAAATACGGCTGGATGTGGTTCCCGGAAGCATCCGCGAATTTCTTTCCATCACTTATCATTGCAAAGCTTTGATTGGCAACGAAGGCGGTGCGGTAAACATGGCGAAGGCCATCAATATCCCTACGTTTACCATTTTTTCCACCTGGATCAAAAAGGAAGCGTGGAGCTCGTTTGAAGATGGAAAAATCAATGTTTCAGTACATCTTAAAGATTTTAAGCCTGAATTGTACGGCGAAAAATCTCCCAAGGACATGAAAAAGCAGGCCATGGAATTGTACCAGGAATATTCCCCTGAGTTGATTATACCTGTATTAGATAAATACCTGTCTGGTTTTTAA
- a CDS encoding 2,3,4,5-tetrahydropyridine-2,6-dicarboxylate N-succinyltransferase has translation MISLQTIIETAWNDRSLLQNTETTAAIREVIELLDTGKLRVAEPVAHGWQVNEWVKKAVVMYFPIQKMETLEAGIFEYHDKIPLKRNYAEKGIRVVPNAVARHGAYISKGVILMPSYVNIGAYVDEGTMVDTWATVGSCAQIGKNVHLSGGVGIGGVLEPLQAAPVIIEDGAFIGSRCIVVEGVRVETEAVLGANVCLTASTKIIDVTGVSPVEMKGVVPAKSVVIPGSYTKKFAAGEYQVPCALIIGKRKPSTDLKTSLNDALREYDVAV, from the coding sequence ATGATCTCCCTCCAAACCATTATCGAAACTGCCTGGAATGACCGCTCCTTATTACAGAATACCGAAACCACTGCCGCCATCCGCGAAGTGATTGAATTGCTTGACACCGGAAAATTACGCGTTGCCGAGCCTGTTGCCCATGGCTGGCAGGTAAATGAATGGGTTAAAAAGGCGGTCGTCATGTATTTCCCAATCCAGAAAATGGAAACGCTCGAAGCCGGGATTTTCGAATATCATGATAAAATCCCGTTGAAGCGGAATTATGCGGAAAAAGGCATCCGTGTAGTCCCTAATGCGGTAGCAAGGCACGGTGCTTATATTTCCAAAGGCGTTATCCTGATGCCAAGTTATGTAAACATCGGTGCTTATGTTGATGAAGGCACGATGGTCGATACCTGGGCCACAGTGGGAAGCTGTGCACAGATAGGGAAAAACGTACATTTGAGTGGAGGCGTCGGTATCGGAGGGGTATTGGAACCTTTACAAGCTGCTCCCGTAATCATCGAAGACGGTGCTTTTATCGGGTCGCGTTGCATTGTCGTAGAAGGTGTCCGTGTAGAAACGGAAGCGGTTTTAGGTGCCAATGTATGTCTTACAGCTTCCACCAAAATCATCGATGTAACCGGGGTGTCACCCGTTGAGATGAAAGGCGTGGTCCCTGCCAAATCCGTAGTGATCCCGGGCAGTTATACGAAGAAATTTGCAGCAGGCGAATACCAGGTGCCGTGCGCCCTGATCATTGGGAAAAGAAAACCCTCAACCGATTTGAAAACGAGTTTGAACGACGCGCTTCGGGAGTATGATGTGGCGGTTTAG
- a CDS encoding SRPBCC family protein, whose amino-acid sequence MKILKKILIAIVALIVLLLIVALFLPEEYTVSRSAEINRPKQEVFDYVKSLKNQEQYSVWVMEDPKIQMTYTGVDGTVGASSAWKSEKMGEGSQTIAAISDNRIDVDLNFIKPMTDQAKASMVVEGAGGEKSKVTCTFYGKAAYPMGRLSSIIGRYFVGDAYEKNLANVKKNLEK is encoded by the coding sequence ATGAAAATACTGAAGAAAATTTTAATTGCAATCGTGGCCCTTATTGTGTTGCTGCTGATCGTGGCCCTCTTTCTTCCGGAAGAATATACGGTAAGCCGCTCTGCTGAAATCAACCGCCCGAAACAGGAAGTGTTCGATTATGTAAAATCACTGAAAAACCAGGAACAATACAGTGTTTGGGTAATGGAAGACCCGAAAATCCAGATGACTTATACAGGAGTTGATGGTACTGTGGGCGCATCATCTGCATGGAAAAGCGAGAAAATGGGCGAAGGCAGCCAGACCATTGCAGCCATCAGCGACAACAGGATTGATGTCGACCTGAATTTCATCAAGCCCATGACCGACCAGGCCAAAGCGTCGATGGTTGTGGAGGGAGCAGGAGGTGAAAAATCCAAGGTTACCTGTACGTTTTATGGGAAGGCGGCTTACCCGATGGGAAGGCTTTCCTCTATTATAGGAAGATATTTCGTAGGTGATGCGTATGAAAAGAACCTAGCAAACGTTAAAAAGAATCTTGAGAAATAA
- a CDS encoding acyltransferase family protein — MPDPTENNTARHKILSLDAMRGALALMVLISHVNLIRLYFRGNQVYNNPAVYHLGRVALVGFFVLSGYLITFTILRRMESGQWHLRGFYRARIFRIWPLYYTVILLAIFVLPHIDALHFTMPPSVINAHDAPEYYAYYFFFLPQIPSFQRVILPFAEPTWSIGVEEIFYLVIPLAVLLAKRKLTLLLYVFIILFVAIKYACVLFPGFSGKFLYKLMHFYRYDCIALGCLAGVMHFNNSKWFTRIGAKHLLMAGIPILLYFFRMERKSLEYFPFAIYFVMIIAFLVNKNHVIKSPKWLVYLGTVSYSFYLTHEIAIVFLVNKGVDDISMPLMYVLSLMSTLGLASVFYFAVEKPFMKWREKLEAKPV; from the coding sequence TTGCCGGATCCTACAGAAAATAATACAGCAAGACATAAAATATTAAGCCTGGACGCAATGCGGGGTGCCCTCGCGCTGATGGTGCTCATCAGTCATGTCAATCTGATCCGGTTGTATTTCCGCGGAAACCAGGTATACAATAATCCTGCGGTATATCACTTGGGGCGTGTGGCGCTGGTCGGATTTTTCGTGCTCAGTGGCTACCTGATCACCTTTACGATTTTAAGGCGGATGGAAAGTGGGCAATGGCATTTGCGTGGGTTTTACAGGGCAAGGATTTTCCGCATCTGGCCGTTGTATTATACGGTTATATTACTTGCCATATTCGTATTGCCACACATCGATGCACTGCATTTTACGATGCCGCCTTCAGTTATAAATGCGCATGATGCGCCTGAATATTATGCGTATTATTTCTTCTTCCTGCCGCAGATACCATCGTTCCAAAGGGTAATATTGCCTTTTGCAGAGCCTACGTGGTCCATCGGCGTAGAGGAAATATTTTATTTGGTGATACCCTTGGCTGTACTTTTGGCAAAAAGAAAACTGACACTCCTGCTGTATGTCTTCATTATTTTATTCGTAGCCATAAAATACGCTTGCGTATTATTCCCGGGTTTTTCAGGAAAATTTCTTTACAAGCTGATGCATTTTTACCGTTATGACTGCATTGCTTTGGGATGCCTTGCCGGTGTAATGCATTTTAACAACAGCAAATGGTTTACAAGGATTGGCGCAAAGCATTTGCTCATGGCCGGAATTCCGATATTACTTTATTTTTTCCGGATGGAGCGCAAAAGTCTGGAATATTTCCCTTTTGCCATTTACTTTGTGATGATCATCGCTTTTTTGGTCAATAAAAACCATGTAATTAAAAGTCCGAAATGGCTCGTTTATTTAGGAACGGTTTCCTACAGTTTTTACCTTACCCATGAGATAGCGATTGTTTTCCTTGTCAATAAAGGGGTTGATGACATTTCGATGCCACTCATGTATGTACTTTCGTTGATGAGTACCCTGGGCCTTGCCTCGGTTTTTTATTTTGCGGTGGAAAAGCCTTTTATGAAATGGCGTGAAAAACTGGAAGCAAAACCTGTGTAA